The following proteins come from a genomic window of Balearica regulorum gibbericeps isolate bBalReg1 chromosome 9, bBalReg1.pri, whole genome shotgun sequence:
- the MFN1 gene encoding mitofusin-1 codes for MAEATVSPLKHFVLAKKTITAIFDQLLDYVTEGATFVEATYKNPELEHVATEDELVKIQAYKKKLAVIGEVLSRRHMKVAFFGRTSSGKSSVINAMLWDKVLPSGIGHTTNCFLSVEGTDGDKAYLMTEGSDEKKSVKTVNQLAHALHMDKDLQAGCLVHVFWPKSKCALLRDDLVLVDSPGTDVTTELDSWIDKFCLDADVFVLVANSESTLMNTEKHFFHKVNERLSKPNIFILNNRWDASASEPEYMEDVRRQHMERCLTFLVDELKVIDPVEARNRIFFVSAKEVLSARRQKAQGMPEGGGALAEGFQTRFQEFQHFEQIFEECISQSAVKTKFEQHTIRAKQIIDTVKNIMDAINVAAAEKRVHSMEEREDQKDRLDFVRNQLNILTEDTKEKIKRVTEEVENKVSSAMTDEICRLSVLVDEFYSDFHPSPQVLKLYKTELNKHIEDGLGKNLADRCSSEVNQSMHQSQQEMIENLKPLLPSGAQNQLHLLIPCRRFDLSYDLNCHSLCADFQEDIVFHFSLGWTSLVNRFLGPKQAQRVLLGLADPNLQIPRPLATTPSAASLPAVTPENVSHDDFMVPLVMSLASLTSRTSMSIIVVGGVIWRTVGWKLISLSLSMYGLLYLYERLTWTTKAKERAFKQQFVNYATEKLQMIVSLTSANCSHQVQQEMATTFARLCQQVDITQQNLEKEIARLSKEIDQLETIQSNSKQLRNKAIHLENELDRFTKHFLQKSK; via the exons ATGGCAGAAGCTACCGTCTCTCCACTGAAGCACTTTGTGCTGGCTAAAAAGACAATCACCGCCATCTTCGACCAGCTGCTGGACTATGTCACTGAGGGAGCAACTTTTGTGGAAG CAACATACAAGAATCCAGAGCTTGAACATGTAGCAACAGAAGATGAACTAGTGAAAATACAGGCATATAAAAAGAAGTTAGCTGTCATTGGTGAGGTGCTTTCACGGAGACACATGAAAGTGGCCTTTTTTGGCAG AACGAGCAGTGGGAAAAGTTCGGTCATTAATGCGATGCTGTGGGATAAGGTACTTCCTAGTGGGATTGGCCACACAACTAACTGCTTTCTCAGCGTGGAAGGGACGGATGGAGATAAGGCTTATCTTATGACAGAAGGGTCAGACGAAAAGAAGAGTGTCAAG ACAGTCAATCAGCTTGCTCATGCACTTCACATGGATAAAGATTTGCAAGCTGGCTGTCTCGTCCATGTCTTTTGGCCCAAGTCAAAGTGTGCTCTGCTGAGAGATGATCTGGTCTTAGTGGACAg CCCTGGCACAGATGTCACTACAGAACTGGACAGCTGGATTGACAAATTCTGCTTAGATGCTGATGTCTTTGTCTTGGTTGCCAATTCTGAATCAACTCTGATGAACACG gaaaagcattttttccataaagtGAACGAGCGACTTTCCAAGCCAAATATCTTCATCTTGAATAATAGATGGGATGCCTCTGCATCAGAACCAGAATACATGGAAGAT GTGCGTAGGCAGCACATGGAGCGCTGTCTGACTTTTCTAGTTGATGAGCTCAAAGTTATTGATCCTGTGGAAGCGAGGAATCgcatcttttttgtttcagcaaaagAAGTTCTGAGTGCCAGGAGACAGAAGGCCCAAGGAATGCCGGAGGGTG GTGGAGCTCTTGCTGAAGGATTTCAAACAAGATTCCAGGAATTTCAACATTTTGAGCAGATATTTGAG GAGTGTATCTCGCAGTCAGCCGTGAAAACCAAGTTTGAACAGCACACTATCAGAGCTAAACAGATAATAGATACTGTGAAAAACATTATGGACGCCATAAAcgtagcagcagcagagaaaag AGTCCATTCCATGGAAGAGCGGGAAGATCAGAAGGATAGATTGGACTTTGTTCGAAATCAGCTGAACATTTTGACAGAAGATactaaggaaaaaatcaaaCGTGTTACTGAGGaagtagaaaataaa GTCTCCTCTGCCATGACTGATGAGATATGCCGACTTTCAGTTTTAGTTGATgaattttattcagattttcacCCTTCTCCTCAAGTATTGAAGCTCTATAAGACA GAACTGAACAAACATATAGAAGATGGTTTGGGAAAGAACTTGGCTGATCGTTGCTCCAGTGAAGTCAATCAGTCAATGCATCAGTCACAGCAGGAGATGATTG aaaatcTGAAACCATTGTTGCCTTCTGGTGCTCAGAATCAGCTCCACTTGCTAATTCCATGCAGGAGGTTTGACCTTAGCTATGATCTAAACTGTCATAGTCTGTGTGCAGATTTTCAAGAGGATATCGTGTTCCACTTTTCCTTGGGATGGACTTCACTTGTAAACCGTTTCTTGGGTCCTAAACAAGCTCAGAGAGTACTGTTGGGACTAGCAGATCCAAACTTACAA ATCCCTCGTCCTTTAGCTACCACCCCGTCTGCTGCCAGCCTTCCTGCCGTAACTCCAGAGAACGTATCGCATGATGATTTTATGGTTCCTTTGGTAATGAGTTTAGCTTCACTGACATCACGGACCTCTATGAGCATCATCGTTGTTGGCGGAGTG ATTTGGAGAACAGTAGGTTGGAAACTCATCTCTCTCTCCTTAAGTATGTATGGGTTGTTGTATCTTTACGAGAGACTAACCTGGACTACTAAGGCAAAAGAGAGAGCCTTTAAACAGCAGTTTGTCAACTATGCtactgaaaagctgcagatgATCGTCAGTCTTACAAGTGCTAATTGCAGCCATCAGGTGCAACA GGAAATGGCCACTACCTTTGCTCGGCTCTGCCAGCAGGTGGATATTACCCAGCaaaacctggaaaaagaaattgctagGCTTTCCAAAGAAATAGATCAGCTGGAGACCATACAGAGCAACTCCAAGCAGCTGAG aaataaagccATTCACCTTGAGAATGAACTAGATCgctttacaaaacattttcttcaaaagagtaaataa
- the ZNF639 gene encoding zinc finger protein 639 isoform X2: MNEHPKKRKRKTLHPSRYSDSSGASKYIDNSGIFSDHCYSVCSMKQPDLKFSENRGRFHSPVQSLDTDDDGSPVHAGTSHWSGSHSNVVGLHYTDPKKKDKDKGTNNGMCRDLCDSPIFSDSPTEEEKPLDIQTVEISTTEVNAVEVHDIETQTVSPEKLEAEDLEEIPLETCKIFEKNQALNITAQQKWPLLRANSSGLYKCELCEFNSKYFSDLKQHMILKHKTCTDTHVCRVCKESFSSKVQLIEHVKLHEEDPYICKYCDYKTVIFENLSQHIADTHFNDHLYWCEQCDMQFSSSSELYLHFQEHSCDEQYLCQFCEHETNDPEDLHSHVVNEHACRLIELSDNYNNKERGQYSLINKISFDKCKNFFVCQVCGFRSRLHTNVNRHVAIEHTKIFPHVCDDCGKGFSGMLEYCKHLSSHLSEGIYLCQYCEYSTGQIEDLKTHLDFRHSADLPHKCTDCLMRFGNEKDLLSHLQIHETA; encoded by the exons ATGAATGAACATcctaaaaagaggaaaaggaagacgCTACATCCTTCTCGATACTCAG attcatCAGGTGCAAGCAAATACATAGATAACAGTGGAATTTTTTCTGACCACTGCTATAGCGTCTGTTCTATGAAACAGCCAGatttaaagttttctgaaaacagag GTAGATTCCACAGTCCTGTGCAGAGCCTGGACACAGATGATGATGGGAGTCCAGTGCATGCTGGGACTTCTCACTGGAGTGGGTCACATTCAAACGTTGTGGGGTTGCACTATACGGACCCTAAAAAGAAGGATAAAG ATAAAGGTACTAATAATGGAATGTGCAGAGACTTGTGTGACTCACCTATATTCAGTGACAGTCCTACAGAAGAAGAGAAACCTCTAGATATTCAGACTGTAGAAATTTCCACAACAGAAGTGAATGCTGTAGAAGTTCACGATATAGAAACGCAAACTGTATCACCTGAGAAGCTAGAAGCTGAGGACCTAGAGGAAATCCCTCTGGAAACCTGTAAAATCTTTGAGAAGAACCAGGCTTTGAATATCACAGCTCAACAGAAATGGCCTTTGCTGAGAGCCAACAGCAGCGGCTTGTACAAGTGTGAGCTCTGTGAGTTTAATAGCAAGtacttttctgatttaaagCAGCACATGATCCTGAAGCATAAGACATGTACAGACACTCACGTCTGTAGAGTTTGTAAAGAAAGCTTCTCCAGCAAAGTGCAGCTCATTGAACATGTAAAGCTACATGAGGAGGATCCATACATTTGTAAATATTGTGATTACAAAACAGTGATATTTGAGAATCTGAGTCAGCACATAGCAGATACTCACTTCAATGACCACCTTTATTGGTGTGAGCAGTGCGATATGCAGTTCTCCTCAAGCAGCGAGTTGTACCTGCACTTCCAGGAGCATAGCTGCGATGAGCAGTACTTGTGTCAGTTCTGCGAGCATGAAACAAATGATCCAGAAGATCTGCATAGCCATGTGGTGAACGAACATGCGTGTCGACTGATAGAGCTAAGCGACAACTATAATAACAAGGAGCGTGGACAGTACAGTCTCATaaacaaaatcagttttgaCAAATGCAAAAACTTCTTTGTATGCCAAGTGTGCGGCTTTAGGAGCAGGCTGCATACGAATGTCAACAGGCACGTAGCTATTGAACACACCAAAATATTCCCTCATGTTTGTGATGACTGTGGGAAGGGCTTTTCAGGTATGTTGGAATATTGCAAGCATTTAAGCTCTCATTTATCTGAAGGGATTTATTTGTGTCAATACTGTGAATACTCAACAGGACAGATCGAAGACCTTAAAACTCATTTGGATTTCAGGCATTCAGCAGATTTGCCACATAAATGTACCGATTGTTTAATGAggtttggaaatgaaaaagatctTTTAAGTCATCTTCAGATACATGAGACAGCGTGA
- the ZNF639 gene encoding zinc finger protein 639 isoform X1 — MNEHPKKRKRKTLHPSRYSDSSGASKYIDNSGIFSDHCYSVCSMKQPDLKFSENRGRFHSPVQSLDTDDDGSPVHAGTSHWSGSHSNVVGLHYTDPKKKDKGRDKGTNNGMCRDLCDSPIFSDSPTEEEKPLDIQTVEISTTEVNAVEVHDIETQTVSPEKLEAEDLEEIPLETCKIFEKNQALNITAQQKWPLLRANSSGLYKCELCEFNSKYFSDLKQHMILKHKTCTDTHVCRVCKESFSSKVQLIEHVKLHEEDPYICKYCDYKTVIFENLSQHIADTHFNDHLYWCEQCDMQFSSSSELYLHFQEHSCDEQYLCQFCEHETNDPEDLHSHVVNEHACRLIELSDNYNNKERGQYSLINKISFDKCKNFFVCQVCGFRSRLHTNVNRHVAIEHTKIFPHVCDDCGKGFSGMLEYCKHLSSHLSEGIYLCQYCEYSTGQIEDLKTHLDFRHSADLPHKCTDCLMRFGNEKDLLSHLQIHETA, encoded by the exons ATGAATGAACATcctaaaaagaggaaaaggaagacgCTACATCCTTCTCGATACTCAG attcatCAGGTGCAAGCAAATACATAGATAACAGTGGAATTTTTTCTGACCACTGCTATAGCGTCTGTTCTATGAAACAGCCAGatttaaagttttctgaaaacagag GTAGATTCCACAGTCCTGTGCAGAGCCTGGACACAGATGATGATGGGAGTCCAGTGCATGCTGGGACTTCTCACTGGAGTGGGTCACATTCAAACGTTGTGGGGTTGCACTATACGGACCCTAAAAAGAAGGATAAAGGTAGAG ATAAAGGTACTAATAATGGAATGTGCAGAGACTTGTGTGACTCACCTATATTCAGTGACAGTCCTACAGAAGAAGAGAAACCTCTAGATATTCAGACTGTAGAAATTTCCACAACAGAAGTGAATGCTGTAGAAGTTCACGATATAGAAACGCAAACTGTATCACCTGAGAAGCTAGAAGCTGAGGACCTAGAGGAAATCCCTCTGGAAACCTGTAAAATCTTTGAGAAGAACCAGGCTTTGAATATCACAGCTCAACAGAAATGGCCTTTGCTGAGAGCCAACAGCAGCGGCTTGTACAAGTGTGAGCTCTGTGAGTTTAATAGCAAGtacttttctgatttaaagCAGCACATGATCCTGAAGCATAAGACATGTACAGACACTCACGTCTGTAGAGTTTGTAAAGAAAGCTTCTCCAGCAAAGTGCAGCTCATTGAACATGTAAAGCTACATGAGGAGGATCCATACATTTGTAAATATTGTGATTACAAAACAGTGATATTTGAGAATCTGAGTCAGCACATAGCAGATACTCACTTCAATGACCACCTTTATTGGTGTGAGCAGTGCGATATGCAGTTCTCCTCAAGCAGCGAGTTGTACCTGCACTTCCAGGAGCATAGCTGCGATGAGCAGTACTTGTGTCAGTTCTGCGAGCATGAAACAAATGATCCAGAAGATCTGCATAGCCATGTGGTGAACGAACATGCGTGTCGACTGATAGAGCTAAGCGACAACTATAATAACAAGGAGCGTGGACAGTACAGTCTCATaaacaaaatcagttttgaCAAATGCAAAAACTTCTTTGTATGCCAAGTGTGCGGCTTTAGGAGCAGGCTGCATACGAATGTCAACAGGCACGTAGCTATTGAACACACCAAAATATTCCCTCATGTTTGTGATGACTGTGGGAAGGGCTTTTCAGGTATGTTGGAATATTGCAAGCATTTAAGCTCTCATTTATCTGAAGGGATTTATTTGTGTCAATACTGTGAATACTCAACAGGACAGATCGAAGACCTTAAAACTCATTTGGATTTCAGGCATTCAGCAGATTTGCCACATAAATGTACCGATTGTTTAATGAggtttggaaatgaaaaagatctTTTAAGTCATCTTCAGATACATGAGACAGCGTGA